The proteins below are encoded in one region of Apium graveolens cultivar Ventura chromosome 4, ASM990537v1, whole genome shotgun sequence:
- the LOC141718067 gene encoding pentatricopeptide repeat-containing protein At3g60050-like has product MWRLVDEMIEKGLPTTARMFNIVICTCGQAGLARKTVERFVKLKSFSYRPFKHSFNAILYSILTVKQYKLIEWVYRQMLIEGHDPDILTYNVLMVAKYRLGKLEQFHKLLEEMGRNGFSPDSYTFNILLHVIGKGDKPLPAFNLLNYMKEVGIEESWRQSGIFC; this is encoded by the exons ATGTGGAGATTAGTTGATGAAATGATCGAGAAAGGATTACCGACAACTGCACGAATGTTCAACATTGTAATATGTACCTGTGGTCAAGCAGGTTTAGCTAGAAAAACTGTAGAAAGATTTGTTAAGTTGAAGTCATTTAGTTATAGGCCATTTAAGCATTCCTTCAATGCAATTTTATACTCCATTCTTACAGTGAAGCAGTACAAATTGATTGAGTGGGTGTACCGGCAGATGTTGATCGAAGGTCATGATCCGGATATATTGACTTATAATGTTTTAATGGTTGCAAAATATAGGCTCGGGAAGCTTGAACAGTTCCACAAACTACTAGAAGAAATGGGTAGGAATGGATTTTCTCCTGATTCTTATACATTTAACATCCTTCTTCATGTTATTGGAAAAGGTGACAAACCACTACCAGCATTTAATCTTTTGAACTATATGAAGGAAGTTGGCATTGAG GAGAGCTGGAGACAGTCAGGAATATTTTGCTGA